Below is a window of Gemmatimonadaceae bacterium DNA.
AACACCATGCGCGTGAAGCAGGGCGACGTCTTCTCCCGCTCGGGGGTGATCGAGAGCCAGCGTGCGCTGTACGAGGCCGGGTTCTTCAAGCGGGCGGTGGTGCGCGTGGAGGCGGGCAGCGCCGACTCGCTGAAGCGGCTGGTCGCGGTGGTGGAGGAGCTGCAGCCGAAGTCGTTCCGCGTGACCGGCGGCGTGAGCACGGTGGACTTCCTGCAGCTCGACGCCCGCTACACTGACGCGAACTTCCGCAGCAACGCCGGCCGCCTGAGCCTGCAGGGCACCCTCGGCAACCTGCTCGCGTCCCAGTTCAACGGCCAGTGGCCGTTCAAGAACGTGCTGCCGAAGGGCATCCTGCTGAGCAACTCGCCGAAGTACCTGCAGCCGACCTTCCAGCTCAACGCGGACGTCCGCCGCCGCTGGCTCAGCGACAGCCGCAACCAGACCGGCCTGAGCGCCTTCGCCTATCGCCGCTCGTCGCCGGGCGTGTTCGTGGACCAGGGAGGCGGGGTGGGCGCGAGCTTCACGCGCAACGTGACCCGCACGATCCCGCTCAGCCTCCAGTACCGCCTGGAGTTCACGAACGTGAGCGCCGCCGACACCTACTTCTGCGTGAACTTCGGCGTCTGCGACGAGACCTCGCTGCGCGTGCTCGAGCGCACGCAGCGGCTGTCGCCGCTGGCGATCACCGCCAGCACCGACCGGCGCGACGACCCGATCGGCCCGACGCGTGGCTTCACCTGGCGCGCGGAGCTGGAGTACGCCGATGGCTGGACCGGCTCCCAGTTCGGCTACGGCCGCATCGAGGTGGAGGGATCGAAGTACTTCCACGCCAGCGAGAAGCTCACGGTGGCGGTGCACGCGCGCGCGGGGATCGTGCGCAGCACCGACGGCGCGGGCGCCGTGATCCTGCCGCGGAAGCGCTTCTATGCCGGTGGCGCACGGTCGGTGCGCGGCTACGGCGAGAACCAGCTCGGCCCGCGCGTGCTGGTGATCGCACGCACGCGGTTCCAGCCCGACTCCGCCACCTTCGCACGGTACTTCGCCGTGGGCGACACGCTGTCCGGGCGCCGCCTGCCCTGCGACCCGGCACTCTCGCTGCCGGAGTGCCCGACCGAGCCGGCCGGCCGCGCGCCACTCGACACCACGCGGCGGCTGTCGGACTTCGACGATGGCGACTTCCTCCCGAAGCCGCTCGGCGCCGAGACGATGATCGAGGGGTCGATCGAGGCGCGGTACCGGTTCTGGGGGCCGCTGACGGTCGCCGCCTTCATCGATGCCGGTGCCGTGGGCGCGAAGTTCGGCGGCACGCCGGCGGTGTTCACGCCCGGCGTCGGGGTGCGCTTCACCAGCCCCGTCGGCCCGATCCGCGTGGACCTGGGCTACAATCCGCGCGGCCGCGAGAACCTGACGGTGATCACGGAACTCGCGGCGCGTGACGCGAGCTGGCTGCCGCCCCGCACGGCGACCGCGGGACTGTACCAGCTCGCCACCACCCGCTCGTTCAATCCCGCCAACGGCACCGGGTTGAGTGGCGTGTTCGACCGTCTCACGCTGCACCTCTCGATCGGGGAGGCGTTCTGACGCGGCGCAGGAAGGTCGCGGCGGCACTCGCGGTCACCGCCGGCAGCGGGCTGCTGCTGGCGGTGGCGGCGGTGGCGTACCTGCCGCGCACCGCGTGGGGGCGCGAGAAGATCCGCGCCTACGTGCAGGAGGCGCTCAACCACCAGTTCGCGGGCCGGGTCTCGATCGGCCCCATCGAGGGATCGGTCTTCGGTGGCGCGACGATCCGCAACGTGGTGATCACCGACTCGGCGGGGGCGCCGTTCATCACCGCACCGATGATCCGGGCGAAGTATCGCATCGCCGACCTGTGGAACCGTCGCGTGATCCTCGACGACGTGGTGGCCGAGCGGCCGGTGATCGTGCTCGACCGGCTCCCCGGGCGCCGCTGGAACTGGGACGCGATCCTCTTTCCCGACACCACCAGTCGCCCGCGTGGCCCGCAACGCCAGTTCGGGGACTGGGTCGAGCTGCGCAACGTGAAGCTGCTCGACGCCACGCTCACCGCGCGCAGCCCGTACGCCGTGGAGTCGTGGCGCGACGCGAAGGGGCGCGACTCGGTGCTGCAGCTCGCCCTCGAGGGCACGCTGCGCCCGGTGGTGCGCGCGGTGCCCGGCGGCTACCAGCGCGTCACGGTCCTGGAGCACGTCACGCTCGACGCGCCGTACGCGCGCATCAAGTATCCAGGCACGACGTCGCAACTGTACCGCATCGCCAGCGGCTCCGGCACGATCAAGCCATTCCACCCGCCCGTCCTCGACCTGCGCGACATCGCCGGCACGGTGGAGGTGGACAAGGACTCGCTCTGGTTCAGCCACGTGTCGGCGCAGCTCCCCAGCTCGCGCGCGTTCCTGAGCGGGCAGTACGACATGGTCAGCGGCAACGCGCACATCGAGGCGCGGTCGCCGGCGCTGCTGACCGACGACTGGCGCTGGCTGGTGCCGCTGCTGCCCACTGGGGCCACCGGGGCGATCGGTGACGTGCGGTACGTGCTGGACGGCTTCACCAGTGACGTGCGGATGACCGGCCTCTCGCTGGCCCTGGAGCAGGCGCGCCTGGCCGGCACGCTGGACTTCGGCTTCGACAAGGACGACACGCACTTCAACGACGTGGCCGTGCGCCTGTCCGACCTCGACACGCGCCTGGTGCGCAGGCTGCTCCCCGACGTGCAGATCCCGCGGGAGGGGGTGCTCAGCGGCACGCTGGTGGCGAAGGGACCGCTGACGCAGGCGACGATCGACGCGAACCTGCGCTTCGCGGACCGGCAGGCGGGGCTGCTGGCGGTGCGGGCGCGCGGCGGCGCCGGCGTGGATCGCGGGGCGGTGGTGACGCGGAACCTGCGGCTGGACGTCGCGCCGCTGCCGGTCACGCTCGCGAGCGAGGCACTGGCACCGCTCGGCGGCCGCATCGGTGGGCTGGTGACGGTGAACGGCCGCACCGACGCGTGGATGGACACGCGCCTGGCGCTCGTGCATCGCGTGGACGGGCAGCAGTCGCACATCGACGGCACCGCGCGGGTGAACATCGCCGGCATCGAGCCGCGGGTGGACGCGCGCCTGCGCTTCGAGCCGTTGTCGTTGCCGGCGATGGGCCGCTTCGCCCCCGCGCTGGACCTGCGCGGCAATGCGACGGGGACGCTCACGCTGCGCGGCGCCCTGTCGGACATGGGCATCGACGGTGACTTCCGCGTGGACAGTGCCGGCGGCCTGCGCGTGGCCGGACGGTTCGGCGTGCCGGAGCGCGGTGCCACGCATGCCAACGTCACGCTCACCGCCGACTCGCTCGACCTGCGCCGGCTGGTGCCGACCGCGATCGCCACCCGGCTGGTGGGTTACGCGCAGGTGGATGCGCGCGGCACGACCGTGGCGGACATCGAGGGGCGCGTGATCCTGGACCTGCGCGCGTCGGAGATCGACCGCGTGCGCGTGGACACCGTGACGATGGTGGCGTCGGCGCACGACGGGCTGCTGACGCTGGACACGCTGTTGCTGCGCGTGGGTGGCGCGGTGGGCAGCGGTTCGGGCACGTTCGGCCTGCGCGAGGGACGCACGGGGACCCTCGCGGCGATGATCCACGTGGACTCGCTGCAGCGGCTGCGCCCGTACTTCCCGACCGACACGTCCCTCATCACGCAGACGCCGGCCGCGATCATGCGGTCGTTGCGCCGCCAGCGCGCCGACTCCATCGCGCTGGCGCGACGCACCGAGGTGGAGCGGGCCGCCCGCGGCCTCGCACCACTCGCGCTGAAGGTGCAGACGCCGCTCCCGCTGCGGGCCGACTCGCTGGCGGGTGAGGCGACGCTGACGCTGACCCTGGACGGCTGGCTGCGCGACATCAGCGGCGACGGCGTGCTGGACGGCAGGCGCCTGTTCCTCGCCGGCCAGAGCGTCGAGGCCCTGTCGATGCGGCCCGCCTGGACGCACCTCCTCACCGACAGCTCCTCGGCACGGTTCCTGGCCGACGCGCGCGGGATCACGGCATCGGGCTACAACGTCGACTCGCTGGACGTGGCCGCGGCGTACCGGTGGCGGCAGAACACGCTCGCCACCGGCACCGGCGACCTGTCGATCGGCCTTCACCTGCTGGATTCGACCGCCGTCGCACTCAAGGGTGGGCTGGTGATCGACTCGGCGCGGTACCTGGCGCGGGTGGACAGCACCACGCTGGTGCTGCCGTCGTCGCAGTGGGCAAACCCGTACCCGTGGCGCGCGAGCTGGTCACAGGGTCGTTTCGTGCTCGATTCGCTGGCGCTGCAGACCGACGGCGACGCGCGCCTGCAGGTGGATGCGGTCATCGACACCGCCGGCGCCACGAACATGACAGTGGCGATCCGGAACACGCAGCTCTGGGACCTGGCCGACCTGGCGCAGACCGTGTCGCCGGTGGACGGTCGCGTGTCCGCCGACCTGTACGTGGACGGCACGGCGAAGGCGCCGAAGATCTCGTTCCTCGGCGCGGTGCGTGACGTGGTCTACGACAGCCTGCCGCTCCCGGAGTTCCGGGCGCGGATGAACTACGAGGATCGCAAGGCGGTGGCATACGCCGAGGTGCGGCGTCCCGGCCAGCAGCCGAATGCGCGCGCCGACGCCACCGTGCCGGTGGACCTCGCGCTGAGCGGTGCGCCGAAGCGGCTGCTCGACAGCCCGATGATCGCCGACATCCGGCTCGACTCGCTGCCGCTGGACATCCTGCCGGCGCTGAGCGCGTCGGTGACCGGGGTCAAGGGAGAGACGGTCGGCCGGGTGAAGATCACGGGCACCCTGCCCGACCGGCTGACCTTCGACGGCAGCATGCAGCTCCGGAAGGGAGAGGCCTACATCGTCGCCGCACAGCTGCCGGTGCGCGGCATCGCCGGCGACCTGCACTTCCGCGGTGACTCGATCGTGGTGGACTCCGTTCGTGCACTGAGCGGCGACGGCACGATCAAGGTGAGTGGCGGGGTCGGGCTCTCGCCGCTGACGAACCCGGCGTTCGACCTCAAGCTGGTGGCGCGCAACGCGCGCGTGCTGGACGGGGACCTCGGCCGCATCCGCGGCTACGCCGACCTCACGCTCACCGGGCCGTACAAGGGGGCGTCGCTGGAGGGCAGCCTGCGCGTGCGCGAGGGCGTCTACCGCCTGGCCGAGGAGCGCCGCGTGACCGAGGTCCTGAACGCGAACGATCCCGCCGTGCTTGGCGCGGTGGACAGCACACAGGCCGTGGAGCGGGGGCTGGTGGTGCCCCCGTCGGACTTCGTGCGCGGGCTCACCACGTCGGTGGTGGCGCGCATCGACCGCGACGTGTGGGTGCGCAACAGCGTGGCCAACGTGGAGATCTTCACCGACGGTGAGCTGCAGGTGGCGCTCAACCCCGTCACCGGCAGCGTCACGCTGGACGGGGTGGTGGCGTCGGAACGCGGCCAGTACGAGTTCCTGACCAAGCGCTTCAACATCGTGCGCGGCTCGGCGACGTTCCTCGGCACCTCCGACCTGAACCCGCTGCTGCAGGCCGTCGCCGAGTACCAGGTGCGGCAGGCGTCGCAGCAGGCGCTGGCGATCCGGCTGAACATCGGCGGCACGGTGCTGCGGCCGCGCCTCTCGCTGGAAAGCGATGCACAACCACCGCTGGCCCAGACGGACCTGATCAGCTACCTCGCGTTCGGCAGCAGCAGCGGGTCGCTGCTCACGCAGTTCGGCTCGGGCACGGGTGGCACCAGCAGCGGCGGTGGGCTGATCGGAGCGGGCGCCGCGCAGGCCAACCGGTTCCTGACCTCGGTGGGCATCGGCATGGCGCTCAACAGCGCCGAGGGCAACCTCGCGCGCTATCTCGGCGCCGACGTGCTGAACATCACGTCCACCGGCTCGTCGGTGGAGTTCCAGTCGGTGCTGAAAGGCTACAAGGCGGTGCTGCTGTCCACGGAGCTCGAGTACGGCCGCTATTTCGGCACCCGCAGCTACGCGGTGCTGACGCTGAGCCCGGGCAACTTCTCATCCGAGGGATCCATCTCGCCGCTTGGTGTGCGCTGGGAGTACCGCCTGCCGCAGGGGTACCGCATCGAGACCACCTTCGGCCCGCGGTTCCTGCTGCAGAGCCAGTCGCTCGATCCGCAGCGGGCGAACGGCCTGCAGAATTTCGGCCTGTTCATCTCGCGCGAGTGGAAGTGGTAGGGCTGGCCGC
It encodes the following:
- a CDS encoding BamA/TamA family outer membrane protein is translated as MTLLGRLSYNARRASAATGFVLLGIGAAANAGVAGAQALTRVVDRPVVHSVKVDGNTHISTTDLKAAIVTRATHSRTIVGVPIPLLKKVERLDRAELDRDLLRLRVLYWKRGWRAAQVVPELVKRDKGGVDLRLKVTEGPPTLIGELRLGPLDSLLDRHDLRPLVTVKVGEPLDLIELDSIAVHITAHLDAEGYGDVMVTPVAMVDADNPRAVVSLEVKKLYITRVEAVRVEGTEHYDPRVVANTMRVKQGDVFSRSGVIESQRALYEAGFFKRAVVRVEAGSADSLKRLVAVVEELQPKSFRVTGGVSTVDFLQLDARYTDANFRSNAGRLSLQGTLGNLLASQFNGQWPFKNVLPKGILLSNSPKYLQPTFQLNADVRRRWLSDSRNQTGLSAFAYRRSSPGVFVDQGGGVGASFTRNVTRTIPLSLQYRLEFTNVSAADTYFCVNFGVCDETSLRVLERTQRLSPLAITASTDRRDDPIGPTRGFTWRAELEYADGWTGSQFGYGRIEVEGSKYFHASEKLTVAVHARAGIVRSTDGAGAVILPRKRFYAGGARSVRGYGENQLGPRVLVIARTRFQPDSATFARYFAVGDTLSGRRLPCDPALSLPECPTEPAGRAPLDTTRRLSDFDDGDFLPKPLGAETMIEGSIEARYRFWGPLTVAAFIDAGAVGAKFGGTPAVFTPGVGVRFTSPVGPIRVDLGYNPRGRENLTVITELAARDASWLPPRTATAGLYQLATTRSFNPANGTGLSGVFDRLTLHLSIGEAF
- a CDS encoding translocation/assembly module TamB domain-containing protein, encoding MAYLPRTAWGREKIRAYVQEALNHQFAGRVSIGPIEGSVFGGATIRNVVITDSAGAPFITAPMIRAKYRIADLWNRRVILDDVVAERPVIVLDRLPGRRWNWDAILFPDTTSRPRGPQRQFGDWVELRNVKLLDATLTARSPYAVESWRDAKGRDSVLQLALEGTLRPVVRAVPGGYQRVTVLEHVTLDAPYARIKYPGTTSQLYRIASGSGTIKPFHPPVLDLRDIAGTVEVDKDSLWFSHVSAQLPSSRAFLSGQYDMVSGNAHIEARSPALLTDDWRWLVPLLPTGATGAIGDVRYVLDGFTSDVRMTGLSLALEQARLAGTLDFGFDKDDTHFNDVAVRLSDLDTRLVRRLLPDVQIPREGVLSGTLVAKGPLTQATIDANLRFADRQAGLLAVRARGGAGVDRGAVVTRNLRLDVAPLPVTLASEALAPLGGRIGGLVTVNGRTDAWMDTRLALVHRVDGQQSHIDGTARVNIAGIEPRVDARLRFEPLSLPAMGRFAPALDLRGNATGTLTLRGALSDMGIDGDFRVDSAGGLRVAGRFGVPERGATHANVTLTADSLDLRRLVPTAIATRLVGYAQVDARGTTVADIEGRVILDLRASEIDRVRVDTVTMVASAHDGLLTLDTLLLRVGGAVGSGSGTFGLREGRTGTLAAMIHVDSLQRLRPYFPTDTSLITQTPAAIMRSLRRQRADSIALARRTEVERAARGLAPLALKVQTPLPLRADSLAGEATLTLTLDGWLRDISGDGVLDGRRLFLAGQSVEALSMRPAWTHLLTDSSSARFLADARGITASGYNVDSLDVAAAYRWRQNTLATGTGDLSIGLHLLDSTAVALKGGLVIDSARYLARVDSTTLVLPSSQWANPYPWRASWSQGRFVLDSLALQTDGDARLQVDAVIDTAGATNMTVAIRNTQLWDLADLAQTVSPVDGRVSADLYVDGTAKAPKISFLGAVRDVVYDSLPLPEFRARMNYEDRKAVAYAEVRRPGQQPNARADATVPVDLALSGAPKRLLDSPMIADIRLDSLPLDILPALSASVTGVKGETVGRVKITGTLPDRLTFDGSMQLRKGEAYIVAAQLPVRGIAGDLHFRGDSIVVDSVRALSGDGTIKVSGGVGLSPLTNPAFDLKLVARNARVLDGDLGRIRGYADLTLTGPYKGASLEGSLRVREGVYRLAEERRVTEVLNANDPAVLGAVDSTQAVERGLVVPPSDFVRGLTTSVVARIDRDVWVRNSVANVEIFTDGELQVALNPVTGSVTLDGVVASERGQYEFLTKRFNIVRGSATFLGTSDLNPLLQAVAEYQVRQASQQALAIRLNIGGTVLRPRLSLESDAQPPLAQTDLISYLAFGSSSGSLLTQFGSGTGGTSSGGGLIGAGAAQANRFLTSVGIGMALNSAEGNLARYLGADVLNITSTGSSVEFQSVLKGYKAVLLSTELEYGRYFGTRSYAVLTLSPGNFSSEGSISPLGVRWEYRLPQGYRIETTFGPRFLLQSQSLDPQRANGLQNFGLFISREWKW